TTTTCTTTGAAATCAATTATTATGTTATTTGGAGTAATATCTACAATTCTTCCCACACCCCAGCTTCTATGCCGCACATAATGGCCTTTATCAAAAATTATACTATTTTCAAAATCCTGAATGGCATGCTTTACGGGATATTTAAAATTGTTAAGTTTTGATAACTTCAGGAATAGCTGAAACTGTGAATGAGCACCGTATTTCTTTTCATATAATTTTACCAGTTCCCTGCGAGCTGCTGTGTCATTGGGTGTATATTCCAGTATCTTCTTCAGTATCTGAATTGACTGGTCAGGATGTTCTTCATCTTTATATTTGTGAAGTAATACTTTTAATAGTGAAGATGTCAGTTCATACTGACGTGCCTCAATGAGCATCCTTTCAATTCTTTCAAAAAACTGAATATCTTCCCAAGATACCTGAACAAGCTTATTCCACAGGTCAGCAATTTCATCATAAAGTCCATTTTTGATATGCCCTTCAATTGAAAGCTTCATGTACTGGATACTTTTTGGTTTATCCTCATCTATCAGGGCAACAGCTAATTTTTTTGCCACTTCAGCATCAAATCTATCTATTTTCAGCAGGTTTTCCCAAACCGGAATGGCTTCTTTGCTTCTTCCTAATCGCTCCAGGCTAGTTGCTAATGATTTTAATGCAAAACTGCTTTCCCCATATTCCAGGACTTTTTCCGATAGTAGTTCAACAATGACCCATTTATGATATTTTTGATACATATCAATGAGCCGTCGCATTTCCATTTTATCATCTATAATATCAAGATGATATCCGGTTAAACCAATGAGATATGATGCAACAATAGAATCAGGATGACTCTGGATGTGTTCTTTACATATATCCCTAACTTCTTTTACTATACCTGCAGCAACTATCGAATTGAAGAGGTCATCAAGTATTCTAAAACGTGATATACCAACATCTTTTGGGTCAAGTCTTCCCCACATCTCTTCTTTAAACATTGAATTGACACGTTCAATCAACTTTTCCTTTTCCATATCTGCCCCTCATAATTAAACACAGTATTATATATCTTCATACTACATATTATGAAAATTGTATAGATTTATCCATTGCTTCAATTTTGTTCAAATACTACCTCACCCTTCAAAGTTTATGCATCAAAAAATTTAGCCCACAATTATTATAAAGGAAGGAAGTAATACTATATCAGGTAATTTGGTATACTCTAAATTTTCTATAACAAAAAAGCAAGAACTTTTATAGTTTTAATCTTATTTCTTATTATTCAGTAAAAAAGGAGTGCCTTTTTAAGACACCCCTTCCTTTTGTCTAAAGGATTTATTAATTTAATGATAAAATTTATTTTGCTCCCCCACCTTTTTCCATTAATTGATGGAGATTCTGTCCGTCAAAATTGACCTCAAATGTATCAGTAAGAACTTTTATCTGATCAAAAAATAGATATACATCTTCATTTCCGGCTTCAGGTTTTGCCCTGACTACAAAACGCACAATTTTGGTAACTCGTGTCTGAGGATAGGAATTGGTTTCCTGTGGCACGTAATCAGGAATATATGCTTTCATTGGTCGCCAACCAACAAAATTCAATGAACCCATTTTCAATATATGGACATCACCTTTATAATCTTTCACCCACACCTCAAGTTCATAATTGTTTCCTCTGCCATGTACCCATACAGAAACTGCTTTTGCTCTTCCTGGAAGCTGTATAGCACGTTCCTGAACTTCCTGACCCGAGCGAGAGTCATACGTTAATACTTTTTGTGTTGGATCATCCCAGCGAACTTCCAAAGGCGGTAATATATGAACAGAATTAAATCCGGGATATTTAAATTTAAAGTGAAGACCTAAACATTTTTTCTTTTCCAGTCCTTTATTAAGAGGGCTCCACTTCTCCGGAATAAGGTCAGCTGGTCCACCATCAACATATTTCATTTCCAGTACTGGTACAGGATCTTTTTTGGGGTCCTGATGTTTTTTAGGGACTGTCTCCAAAACCCAATCTGAGGGTGTTTCAAAATCTTCCACAACAAGTGCGTTATACTGCTCAGCACTAATATCAGGCTGAACATTGGTAACAATTCTTGATTGTGCTTTCTGGGGGAAAACCCCTACAAACACCACACTTGCTATCATAACACATATTGCTATAAATCGTGTATATTTCATATTAATGCCTCCGAGGTCTCATATTTGGTCATCATGCTTTTTACCAGTTATCTCTGATGCTTGTATCACCAGTGAATTCAGACAGATCGGTAATGACTCTGAAATTATCAAGATAGAAATAAAATGTCCCTGGAACCTCATAAAGATCACTTTCAACAAAAAAGGAAACAAAATGCAGGTTCTTGTCCAGCAATGCATATCCCGGACTCTGAGGCAGCCAGCCTGGGATTACAACAGATAATTCCCTCCATCCCCAGAAATCAAGCCTTCCTATTTTAATTTTATGAATTGTTCCTTTATAATCGCGAAGTTTGATAAAAAGGGTATGCCTGAATTTTCTGCCCAAAGCCCATACTTTAACTTCTTTAGCTTTTCCTCGGATGATATATTCATTTGGCGGGAATACTTCAACTCTGTCATATCCCCTATCTAAATAATATGTTTTAACACCTAAAACAAATTTATTCTCATGAGTAATACCATTGTCGTCAGTTATTGTATCAGGATAGTTAATCTCATTTCCATTATCATCTATAGGACGGGGTTTTCCAGGTATTTTCCTGATTTTTGTGTCACCTATGGGGCATGTTGAAGCTGCACGCCAGTCCTCACATGCTTCAAAATCATCCATCCAGTCTTCAACTAAACCTGTTTGCTGTTTCTTTGGTTGCTGCGCTTCCTGCGCCTGCACCATTATATTGCCTCCACCGACAATTAATACAAGACTACCGATGGCAAGCGACAATATAAAAGCTTTGACCTCCCTTCTCATTGTCGACTCCTTTATAAAAAAGATTATGGAACAATATACGCAACTATACTACTTCACCACTATCATATTACTATGATATCATATACATAATCGGAAAAAAAAGTAAAGAAATTTAATAATAATTTGATATCATAGTGAATATAGTAAAAATTATTGATGCCAGCTATGATTGACAATTACCTTGTATTCAAAAATAACTGACATCGATAGTATGCAAGATTACTTTACACATGTCAAGAAATTAATATTTTATTTCTTTATATTCGTTCAATTATCTGTAATAATTATTGATTTTTTTATCTCATTAATAAATCATTTCTACACGTTTCACTGTTATCCTGTGTCATAACGTAAAATCACTTGCGTTACCTTTAAACATTTATTACTGACAATGCAGGTATACGTATTTTAGTTATTTATACATTGCATTACATTTTACGGATGTGAGAGAAAACAATGAATATCGTTACTCGTTTACAGCAAAAAAAACCGCTGTTATCTTTTGAGGTTTTTCCGCCAAAAACTCCCATTGGTGAAGAAAATTTATTTAATGAGCTAAGAGTCATGGTAAGCTTTAAACCAGATTTTATCTCCGTTACCTATGGTGCTGGCGGATCTACCAGAGAAAAAACATTAGAGATAGCAACCCGTATAAAATCCACATTTTCAATTGAACCGTTAATTCATTTTACCTGCGTTGGACAAAGTAAGCATGATATTGCAAGCTATCTTAACCATGTGCAATCACTGGGTTTTAACAACATCCTGGCGCTTCGTGGCGACCCACCGGCAGGGCAAAAGCATTTCACACCACATCCAGAAGGATTCAGGTATGCCAGTGAGCTTGTGGAATTTATCCGCACCATGGATCATTTTACCATAGGAGTTGCAGGATACCCTGAAGGCCATATTGAAGCACCCGATTTAGATACAGATATTCAAAATTTGAAGAAAAAAGTTGATGCAGGGGCTGATTTCATCATTACCCAGCTTTTCTTTAACAATGACAAGTTCTATACCTTTATGGAAAAAACAGCAAAAGCCGGTATCAGCATTCCTATCATCCCCGGCATCATGCCACTAACAAATATGGCACAACTTCAAAAGGTAACCACAATGTGCAATCCCGACATGCCTGTAACACTACTGCAAGAACTTGAAAAATGCACTCTCCCTGATGATATGTGCAAAGTTGGTATAGAATTCACCATTAACCAATGTAAAGAATTGCAATCATATGGCGTGCCCGGTTTTCATTTTTATCCATTAAATAAATCTGCAGCAGTTAAATCAATACTGGATGAATTCTGGCATGGATAACATGCTAATCTGAGTTTTAAGGAGTATTTATGAAATCATATCCTTTTTATTTTTATACCGGAATCGTACTTATATTATTCATGCAACTATGTTTATTGCTGGATATTCGTACCATAACTATATGGGCAACCCCAACCTTATGGACAGGGTTAATCCTGCTAACCGACGGAATACTTGCTAAAACCAATCGTTCATTAATCCAAAACAGGGCACTGGGAAAATTAGCATTTATTTCAGTGCTATCCTGGTGGATGTTTGAGTGGTTCAATATATTTTTCTCAAACTGGCATTATCAGGGTTTACTGCAAACCCTCCATTTCAGATACCTTGGTTATCTATGGGCATTTGCAACAATATTTCCAGGGGTCCTCTTAGTGTATGGTATTATAGTAACAATCATACCAAAAATTCTATATAAGCAGTTTCACCTGACATCTTCTTTCCTTATTGCATCCTTTATCATAGGATTATTATTTCTTTTTATACCAATAATCCCTTTTTCAATGTATTACACAAATAGAGCAGCAGACCCTGATCTTTTTATATGGCTTTCATGGTCTGCCAATACATTTTACAGTGAATTTACAGCAGGTTTTATATGGCTTGCGTTTATCTTCATTCTGGAACCGCTTAACTATCTCCTTAACCGTCCTTCCCTTTATGCTGAGCTTGTGCTGGGTAAATATTCTAAACTTTTAGCACTAATAGTTGCCGGACTTTTATGCGGATACTTATGGGAATTCTGGAACTGGTGGGCGGCAACAAAATGGATATACACCGTTCCTATACTCCCACACATTAAATTATTTGAAATGCCCATCTTGGGATATATTGGTTTTGCAACATTTGCTTGGGAAATTTACGCAATTACAGCCTTAGTGTATCCCAAAGCTATAACAATCCTGGAAAGAGAGCACTGATTTTTTATGGAAGAGATTATTGTCATTGGCCATAAAAATCCTGATACTGATTCAATATGTGCAGCATATTGCTATGCACACCTGAAAAACATTATTGACCATCATAACCGTTACACCGCGTACCGCTGTGGCAACGTAAACAGGCAAACACGATTTGTTTTTGAAGAGGTTAATCTTCAGCCCCCGGAAATGCTGAAAGATGTATATCCTAAAGTCAGCGATATAATGACCCGTAATGTCATAACTGCCCATCCTGACGATCCCTTACTTTCAATAGTAACACACATTGAAAAAGACCGTGTGCGCATAATACCTGTTGTTAGTGGCGATAGTTACTATGAAGGGGTCGTAAGCTTTGCAGAGCTGGCAGAGTTTTACTTTTCTGCTACTTCCACTGCACAACCACTCTATTACTTTAAACCTGCTAATTTTGCTACAACCATTCCCGGACATTGCATTAAAAAGGGCCAGAAAGAAGAATTTGAAGGCCATATAGTTATTGGTGCAATGGAATCAGCCCAATCTCTCAATGTATTAAAAAACGTAAAACCAGAACACACTGTACTCATTGTTGGAAACCGCAAATCAATAATTGAATTTGCATTGAAAAACAATTTTGCTGCAATTATAGTGACCGGTACACAGGATTTTAATTATAATACCACCAGTTATTCAGGCTGGGTATATCTTTCACAATTAGATACATTCAATACATTACGCCTGCTTACCTTAAGCATTCCATGCCATTATATCATGAAAAAGTCAGATACTATTTTGCCCCATAACACTGTGCAACAAGCCCGTGAAAAAATAGTAAACAGTGAATATCGTGGACTTCCCGTATGTGACAATGGTAAACTCAACGGTATCATCACCCGTTCTGATCTCATTAAGCACTATGCAAAAAAAATGATACTGGTTGATCATAATGAACTATCACAAGCAGTTGAAGGTGCCGAGACTGCACAAATCATTGAAATCATTGACCACCATCGCCTGGGAGCAATAAAAACCACTACTCCAATATTTGTGTATTCTAAACCAGTAGGAAGTACCTGTACACTGGTTTATGAGCTTTATAAGTATAATGCCATACAACCAGAACCTCACATAGCATTGCTCTTATGCAGTGGAATATTATCTGATACTGCAATGCTTTTATCACCTACAAGCACTGAAATTGATAAAAAAGCATTGGAAGAGCTGTCAAAGATAGCAGGTATACACTATGAAGAATATGGGAAGAAGCTTCTGTCATCTACTGAAAGCCTTAAAACTATTGACCCTCTATATGCGGTAAGCAATGACTGCAAAATATACCAGGAATATGGCATATCGGTAGCCATATCTCAGGTAGAGGTTATTACACTTGATGATATTGAAAGCGTTAAAGAATCTTTACTATCCGCTCTTTCCAGCTATGCACAAAGTAGAAATGTTCACTGGGCACTCCTACTG
Above is a window of Spirochaetota bacterium DNA encoding:
- a CDS encoding flagellar filament outer layer protein FlaA, translated to MKYTRFIAICVMIASVVFVGVFPQKAQSRIVTNVQPDISAEQYNALVVEDFETPSDWVLETVPKKHQDPKKDPVPVLEMKYVDGGPADLIPEKWSPLNKGLEKKKCLGLHFKFKYPGFNSVHILPPLEVRWDDPTQKVLTYDSRSGQEVQERAIQLPGRAKAVSVWVHGRGNNYELEVWVKDYKGDVHILKMGSLNFVGWRPMKAYIPDYVPQETNSYPQTRVTKIVRFVVRAKPEAGNEDVYLFFDQIKVLTDTFEVNFDGQNLHQLMEKGGGAK
- a CDS encoding flagellar filament outer layer protein FlaA; protein product: MRREVKAFILSLAIGSLVLIVGGGNIMVQAQEAQQPKKQQTGLVEDWMDDFEACEDWRAASTCPIGDTKIRKIPGKPRPIDDNGNEINYPDTITDDNGITHENKFVLGVKTYYLDRGYDRVEVFPPNEYIIRGKAKEVKVWALGRKFRHTLFIKLRDYKGTIHKIKIGRLDFWGWRELSVVIPGWLPQSPGYALLDKNLHFVSFFVESDLYEVPGTFYFYLDNFRVITDLSEFTGDTSIRDNW
- the metF gene encoding methylenetetrahydrofolate reductase [NAD(P)H], coding for MNIVTRLQQKKPLLSFEVFPPKTPIGEENLFNELRVMVSFKPDFISVTYGAGGSTREKTLEIATRIKSTFSIEPLIHFTCVGQSKHDIASYLNHVQSLGFNNILALRGDPPAGQKHFTPHPEGFRYASELVEFIRTMDHFTIGVAGYPEGHIEAPDLDTDIQNLKKKVDAGADFIITQLFFNNDKFYTFMEKTAKAGISIPIIPGIMPLTNMAQLQKVTTMCNPDMPVTLLQELEKCTLPDDMCKVGIEFTINQCKELQSYGVPGFHFYPLNKSAAVKSILDEFWHG
- a CDS encoding putative manganese-dependent inorganic diphosphatase, coding for MEEIIVIGHKNPDTDSICAAYCYAHLKNIIDHHNRYTAYRCGNVNRQTRFVFEEVNLQPPEMLKDVYPKVSDIMTRNVITAHPDDPLLSIVTHIEKDRVRIIPVVSGDSYYEGVVSFAELAEFYFSATSTAQPLYYFKPANFATTIPGHCIKKGQKEEFEGHIVIGAMESAQSLNVLKNVKPEHTVLIVGNRKSIIEFALKNNFAAIIVTGTQDFNYNTTSYSGWVYLSQLDTFNTLRLLTLSIPCHYIMKKSDTILPHNTVQQAREKIVNSEYRGLPVCDNGKLNGIITRSDLIKHYAKKMILVDHNELSQAVEGAETAQIIEIIDHHRLGAIKTTTPIFVYSKPVGSTCTLVYELYKYNAIQPEPHIALLLCSGILSDTAMLLSPTSTEIDKKALEELSKIAGIHYEEYGKKLLSSTESLKTIDPLYAVSNDCKIYQEYGISVAISQVEVITLDDIESVKESLLSALSSYAQSRNVHWALLLVTDITTQNSILFSTEFIGEQKLSFSPRGPHMYNLPGILSRKKQLLPEILRILEELSHK